Proteins from one Antennarius striatus isolate MH-2024 chromosome 12, ASM4005453v1, whole genome shotgun sequence genomic window:
- the atf2 gene encoding cyclic AMP-dependent transcription factor ATF-2, which translates to MSDDKPFQCTAPGCGQRFTNEDHLAVHKHKHEMTLKFGPARNESVIIADQTPTPTRFLKNCEEVGLFNELASPFDHDFKKAAEDDIKKLPLDLSPLATPIIRNKTEQPTSLDAHRDSPLPHPESTTSDDKDLTLQPASLPTSTIVHPASLQVPNVLLATSEANVVMQPALPSPTSSSVITQVPSTNRPIVPVSGTFPLLLQLPNGQTMPVALPASITSSSVHIPTTIPLVRPVTVVPNVPGIPGPPSPQPQPVQSQAKLKLKTTLSQPLPQVTNGDGGEIQSSAVTHTSAPASPALPPTPAPAPTVLLPPAPAPTALLPPAPSTHLSTNEETSPHPLQQPATSSTETPASPVPPVQNPPSTGGRRRRTTSEDPDEKRRKFLERNRAAASRCRQKRKVWVQSLEKKAEDMSSVNGQLQSEVTLLRNEVAQLKQLLLAHKDCPVTAMQKKSGYHISDKGESCEEMSVPSSPQSEAIQHSSVSTSNGVSSSSSSTTTLAAPAPSRSAATASTQSTEESQPQRSTPTSLPSGS; encoded by the exons ATGAGTGATGATAAACCTTTTCAATGTACTGCTCCTGGGTGTGGACAG AGATTTACAAATGAGGATCACTTGGctgtccacaaacacaaacatgagatGACCCTCAAGTTTGGCCCAGCACGGAATGAAAGCGTCATCATTGCTG ACCAAACACCAACACCTACCCGTTTTTTAAAGAACTGTGAGGAGGTTGGACTCTTCAATGAACTCGCAAGTCCATTTGACCATGACTTcaaaaaagcagctgaagatgacatTAAAAAG TTACCACTGGATTTGTCCCCTCTTGCAACACCTATCATACGTAACAAAACTGAGCAGCCTACATCTTTGGATGCACATCGAGACAGCCCTCTGCCTCATCCAGAATCTACCACAAGCGATGACAAG GACTTAACCTTGCAGCCAGCCTCACTGCCAACATCCACTATAGTCCATCCTGCATCCCTCCAAGTCCCCAATGTACTACTAGCAACCTCAGAGGCTAATGTTGTAATGCAGCCAGCTCTCCCATCACCAACATCTAGCTCTGTTATTACCCAAGTCCCATCCACTAATAGGCCTATAGT ccCAGTGTCGGGCACCTTCCCTCTTCTCTTACAGCTGCCTAACGGCCAGACTATGCCCGTTGCTTTACCAGCGTCCATCACAAGCTCAAGTGTACATATTCCAACTACAATCCCT CTTGTCAGACCTGTCACCGTTGTGCCTAATGTCCCAGGGATCCCAGGACCTCCCTCGCCGCAGCCGCAGCCCGTCCAATCACAAGCAAAGCTG AAGCTGAAAACCACGCTAAGCCAGCCGCTTCCTCAGGTAACCAATGGCGACGGTGGTGAAATCCAGAGCAGTGCTGTGACCCACACATCTGCTCCAGCATCTCCTGCCCTGCCTCCAACCCCAGCTCCAGCCCCTACGGTGCTCCTGCCTCCTGCTCCGGCTCCTACGGCGCTCCTGCCTCCTGCTCCATCCACTCACCTGTCCACAAATGAGGAAACGTCTCCCCATCCCCTTCAGCAGCCGGCCACGTCCAGCACAGAAACACCT GCTTCCCCAGTCCCCCCTGTGCAAAACCCTCCAAGCACAGGGGGCCGGCGACGCAGGACTACAAGCGAAGACCCCGATGAGAAGCGGCGCAAGTTCCTGGAGCGTAACCGGGCTGCAGCCTCTCGCTGTAGGCAAAAAAGGAAAGTCTGGGTCCAGTCGCTGGAGAAGAAGGCCGAGGACATGAGCTCAGTGAACGGACAACTCCAG AGTGAAGTCACCCTGCTGCGAAACGAAGTGGCTCAGCTGAAGCAACTTCTTCTGGCTCATAAAGATTGCCCTGTAACCGCCATGCAGAAGAAATCTGGCTATCACA TTTCTGACAAAGGCGAGAGCTGTGAGGAAATGTCCGTTCCCAGCAGCCCCCAAAGCGAAGCCATCCAGCACAGTTCTGTCAGCACCTCCAATGGggtcagctcctcctcctcctccaccaccaccctggCGGCCCCCGCCCCATCCAGAAGCGCCGCCACCGCATCGACCCAGAGCACAGAGGAGAGCCAGCCGCAGAGGAGCACCCCCACGTCTTTGCCTTCAGGGAGTTGA